In Deferribacteraceae bacterium V6Fe1, one genomic interval encodes:
- a CDS encoding peptidylprolyl isomerase, protein MSVQKDSKIKFHYSVTIEDGTVVDSTIDENPLEVQLGNNELLPKLEEGLIGMNKGDEKTITLAPEDAFGPVMDEAITDIPRGNIELDESVQEGMFIDLSDEKDQMYRGLVKELNDEFVKIDFNHPLAGKTLTFSVKVEEIL, encoded by the coding sequence ATGTCAGTACAAAAAGATTCAAAAATTAAATTTCACTATTCTGTGACAATTGAGGATGGAACTGTTGTTGATTCAACGATAGATGAAAATCCGTTGGAAGTGCAGCTTGGTAACAATGAACTTTTACCAAAGCTTGAAGAAGGTCTTATAGGTATGAACAAAGGTGATGAAAAAACAATTACTCTTGCTCCTGAGGATGCATTTGGTCCTGTTATGGATGAGGCAATTACCGATATTCCAAGAGGTAATATCGAGCTTGACGAATCTGTTCAGGAAGGGATGTTTATCGACCTTAGCGATGAAAAGGATCAGATGTACAGAGGTTTGGTTAAAGAATTAAATGATGAGTTTGTAAAAATAGACTTTAATCATCCTTTGGCTGGAAAAACACTTACTTTTAGTGTTAAAGTTGAGGAAATTTTATAA
- a CDS encoding NADH:ubiquinone reductase (Na(+)-transporting) subunit F, with protein sequence MTVIVLGVVFFTLIILILVGFIIESKRRLVPQGKLKIIVNNDETNPIIVNPGEKLLNALANNQIFVSSACGGGGSCGQCKVKVLDKEQKLLPTEKSHINKKQAKEGYRLSCQLPVKKDLRIELPPEIFSAKKMECEVISNDNVATFIKEFTLKLPEGVDLDFEAGGYIQIIVPPYEVDFKDFDIGEQYIKDWQDTGLLSLKSKVDEEVIRAYSMANYPLEKGIIKLNVRIATPPLYDCTIPPGKGSSYIFSRKPGDKVMIMGPFGEFKASDTDAEMVFIGGGAGMAPLRSIIFDQLLRLNSKRKISFWYGARSLKEIFYQEDFDNLAEKYDNFTWNVALSQPLPEDNWTGYTGFIHTVVYENYLKNHPAPEDVEYYLCGPPMMLDSVLNMLDSLGVEKENIRFDDFGS encoded by the coding sequence ATGACAGTAATAGTTTTGGGTGTTGTATTTTTTACTCTAATTATCTTAATTCTTGTTGGTTTTATCATAGAATCTAAGAGAAGACTTGTCCCGCAGGGGAAGTTGAAAATAATCGTAAATAACGATGAAACAAATCCAATAATAGTCAATCCCGGGGAAAAACTTCTTAATGCGCTGGCAAATAATCAGATTTTTGTTTCATCAGCTTGTGGTGGCGGTGGCTCTTGCGGTCAGTGTAAAGTAAAAGTATTGGATAAAGAGCAAAAACTTTTACCTACTGAAAAATCTCATATCAATAAAAAGCAAGCAAAAGAAGGGTACAGACTTTCTTGTCAGCTGCCGGTAAAAAAAGATCTGAGAATAGAACTTCCGCCTGAAATATTTAGTGCCAAAAAGATGGAATGTGAAGTTATATCCAATGACAATGTTGCAACATTTATAAAAGAATTTACGTTAAAGCTCCCGGAAGGGGTTGACCTTGACTTTGAAGCTGGCGGCTACATTCAGATTATAGTTCCGCCTTATGAGGTGGATTTTAAAGATTTTGATATTGGGGAACAATATATCAAAGATTGGCAAGATACCGGCCTTTTAAGTCTTAAATCAAAGGTTGATGAGGAAGTAATCAGAGCCTATTCAATGGCAAATTATCCGCTTGAAAAAGGTATTATTAAACTAAATGTAAGGATAGCCACCCCACCTTTATATGACTGCACTATCCCACCAGGAAAAGGTTCATCGTATATTTTTAGCAGAAAGCCCGGTGATAAGGTTATGATAATGGGACCATTCGGTGAATTTAAAGCTTCCGATACTGATGCGGAAATGGTTTTCATAGGTGGCGGGGCTGGTATGGCACCATTGAGATCTATTATTTTTGACCAACTGCTCAGGCTTAACTCCAAAAGAAAGATAAGTTTTTGGTATGGAGCAAGAAGTTTAAAAGAGATATTTTATCAGGAAGATTTTGATAATTTAGCTGAAAAGTATGATAATTTTACATGGAATGTTGCATTGAGCCAACCATTGCCTGAAGACAACTGGACAGGTTATACCGGTTTTATACATACAGTTGTGTATGAAAATTACCTCAAAAACCACCCTGCTCCCGAAGACGTGGAATACTATCTTTGCGGACCACCTATGATGCTTGACTCGGTATTAAATATGCTTGACAGTCTGGGTGTAGAAAAGGAGAACATAAGATTTGATGATTTTGGAAGTTAA
- the nqrE gene encoding NADH:ubiquinone reductase (Na(+)-transporting) subunit E — translation MVEAYLSLFVKSVFVENMALAFFLGMCTFLAVSKQIETAKGLGIAVIVVQTITVPVNNLIYQHILREGALSWLGFENVDLTFIGLVTYIGVIAALVQVLEMFLDKFMPALYNALGIFLPLITVNCAILGGTLFMVQRNYNFGESVVYGLGSGVGWALAIVTLAGIREKMKYSDVPKGLDGIGITFIMAGIMAIAFMLFSGIKL, via the coding sequence ATGGTTGAAGCTTATTTAAGCCTCTTTGTTAAGTCTGTATTCGTAGAAAATATGGCATTAGCCTTTTTCTTAGGGATGTGTACTTTCTTGGCTGTTTCCAAGCAAATTGAGACAGCAAAAGGGCTTGGTATTGCGGTAATAGTTGTACAGACAATAACAGTACCTGTTAACAACCTCATATATCAACACATATTAAGAGAAGGCGCATTGTCTTGGTTGGGATTTGAAAATGTAGACCTTACGTTTATCGGGCTTGTTACCTATATAGGTGTTATTGCTGCATTGGTGCAAGTGCTTGAAATGTTTCTTGATAAATTTATGCCTGCTTTATACAACGCGCTTGGAATATTTCTCCCGCTCATAACTGTAAACTGTGCTATTTTGGGTGGTACACTTTTTATGGTACAAAGAAATTATAACTTTGGCGAAAGTGTTGTTTACGGTCTGGGCTCAGGGGTTGGATGGGCGCTTGCGATTGTAACATTGGCTGGGATAAGAGAAAAAATGAAGTATTCCGACGTCCCAAAAGGATTGGACGGGATAGGTATTACATTTATAATGGCCGGAATTATGGCAATCGCTTTTATGTTATTCTCAGGAATTAAACTTTAA
- a CDS encoding NADH:ubiquinone reductase (Na(+)-transporting) subunit D: MSIRSCQLKRINLFFDPIFKNNPIAVQILGICSALAVTSNLKTSVVMALSVTAVLSISNFAISAIRNFIPPSIRIIVEMTVIASLVIVADQVIKAYMYDISKQLSVFVGLIITNCILMGRAEAFALKNKPIDSLLDGLGNGIGYGLILIIVGFFREIVGSGKLFGVEVLTTVNNGGWYTPNGLFLLAPSAFFLIGLIIWGVKLLIKEEK; this comes from the coding sequence ATGAGCATAAGGAGCTGCCAATTGAAAAGAATTAATCTATTTTTTGACCCTATTTTTAAAAATAATCCTATAGCTGTTCAGATTTTAGGGATATGCTCCGCCCTTGCTGTTACTTCAAACCTAAAAACTTCTGTAGTAATGGCCTTATCCGTTACGGCTGTATTAAGTATTTCAAATTTTGCCATAAGTGCAATCAGAAACTTTATCCCGCCAAGTATTCGGATAATCGTTGAAATGACTGTAATTGCATCGCTTGTAATTGTAGCTGACCAGGTTATAAAGGCATATATGTATGACATTAGCAAACAGCTATCTGTTTTTGTAGGACTTATAATCACCAACTGCATCTTAATGGGCAGAGCGGAAGCATTCGCATTAAAAAATAAACCTATCGACAGCCTACTTGACGGCCTTGGAAATGGTATAGGATATGGGCTTATTTTAATCATTGTAGGTTTTTTCAGGGAAATTGTAGGCTCAGGAAAACTTTTTGGTGTAGAAGTATTAACTACAGTTAACAATGGCGGATGGTATACTCCTAACGGTCTTTTTTTGCTTGCACCAAGTGCCTTTTTCCTCATAGGACTTATTATATGGGGCGTAAAACTACTTATTAAGGAAGAAAAATAA
- a CDS encoding Na(+)-translocating NADH-quinone reductase subunit C, translating into MQQESNKKIFLTALILALFFSFVVSLAAVLLKPIQQKNEELERNKNVLIAAGKDINNLEEEFKKIKIFYFDLNTKNIEVANDVSKYFKNFKKLSENPNTSIKLDGELEGFKSIPAKIPFYAFYENGNLDCIVLPIYGNGLWSTMYGFIAIEKDGSTIKGLTFYDQKETPGLGGEVDNPKWKALWKSKKIFDKNGNLKIKVIKGNPDKNSEDWQYQIDGLSGATMTTNGVNSFVRFWLGDKGFGYLLKYLNEHKELPIEKN; encoded by the coding sequence ATGCAGCAAGAATCTAATAAAAAGATATTTCTTACAGCACTTATTTTGGCACTCTTTTTCTCCTTTGTCGTATCATTGGCCGCCGTGCTGCTAAAACCTATTCAGCAAAAAAATGAGGAGCTTGAAAGGAACAAAAATGTCCTTATTGCAGCGGGAAAAGATATTAATAATCTTGAAGAAGAGTTTAAAAAAATTAAAATATTTTATTTCGACCTAAATACTAAAAATATTGAGGTTGCAAATGATGTAAGTAAATATTTTAAAAACTTCAAAAAATTATCCGAAAATCCCAATACAAGTATAAAACTTGACGGGGAACTTGAGGGTTTCAAGAGTATACCTGCTAAAATACCCTTTTATGCCTTTTATGAAAATGGAAATTTGGACTGTATCGTATTGCCGATTTATGGTAACGGGTTATGGTCAACGATGTATGGTTTTATAGCCATAGAAAAGGATGGAAGCACTATAAAAGGGCTAACCTTTTATGACCAAAAGGAAACACCTGGGCTTGGCGGAGAGGTGGATAATCCTAAATGGAAAGCTCTTTGGAAATCCAAAAAAATCTTTGATAAAAACGGTAACCTTAAAATTAAAGTTATAAAAGGAAATCCAGACAAAAATAGTGAAGATTGGCAATATCAAATAGATGGCCTCTCCGGGGCTACAATGACTACCAATGGGGTTAACTCATTTGTAAGATTCTGGCTCGGTGATAAAGGATTTGGTTATCTTTTAAAATACCTAAATGAGCATAAGGAGCTGCCAATTGAAAAGAATTAA
- a CDS encoding NADH:ubiquinone reductase (Na(+)-transporting) subunit B, translating to MKKLAEFFAKVEKHFVKGGKFEGLFPVFEMIDTFILTPLNRTKGKTHIRDGLDLKRVMTTVVVALIPCVIMALYNTGYQANLAYALDNSKTAIGFRHTLMEFFNIPYDYKSIGSNFFLGSLYFFPLYIITLIVGGTWELLFAVVRKHEIGEAFLVTSLLYPLILPPTVPLWEASVALSIGLVLGKEVFGGTGRNIVNPALFSRAVLFFAYPASMSGDKVWVGLDSISKATPLAEMASTGNISYSLTDAFLGFIPGSMGETSTLACLFGAFVLIYTGIGSWRIILSSVIGLLGVSSVFYMIGSDTNYMFQLSPLTHLIIGGFAFGVVFMATDPVSASMTEKGKYYYGFLIGALTAIIRIVNPAYPEGAMLAILFANIMAPLIDHFVIEGNIKRREKKYAARI from the coding sequence ATGAAAAAACTTGCCGAGTTTTTTGCTAAGGTTGAAAAACATTTTGTTAAAGGTGGAAAGTTTGAGGGCCTTTTCCCCGTCTTTGAAATGATAGACACTTTTATCCTCACTCCACTTAACAGAACTAAAGGTAAAACACATATTAGAGACGGCTTAGACCTCAAGCGTGTAATGACAACAGTAGTTGTTGCTCTTATCCCTTGTGTTATTATGGCTCTTTACAATACCGGATATCAGGCAAACCTTGCTTATGCCCTTGACAATAGCAAGACTGCCATCGGCTTTAGGCATACTTTAATGGAGTTTTTTAATATCCCTTACGATTATAAAAGTATTGGCTCCAACTTTTTCCTTGGTAGTCTTTACTTTTTCCCTCTATATATAATTACACTGATAGTCGGCGGCACTTGGGAGTTATTATTTGCCGTAGTAAGAAAACATGAGATTGGGGAAGCTTTTCTTGTAACTTCTCTCCTCTACCCTCTTATTCTGCCTCCAACAGTCCCATTGTGGGAAGCAAGTGTTGCACTCTCGATAGGGCTTGTTTTAGGAAAAGAGGTATTTGGCGGCACGGGGAGAAATATTGTAAACCCCGCACTTTTTTCAAGAGCAGTGCTATTTTTCGCTTATCCTGCTTCAATGTCAGGTGACAAGGTATGGGTTGGACTTGACTCAATATCAAAGGCAACCCCTCTTGCTGAAATGGCTTCCACAGGGAACATTTCATATAGTTTAACTGATGCCTTTTTAGGATTCATCCCCGGCTCAATGGGGGAAACATCGACACTTGCATGCTTGTTTGGAGCATTTGTATTAATTTATACGGGGATTGGCTCATGGAGGATCATATTAAGCTCCGTAATCGGTCTACTCGGCGTATCTTCTGTATTCTATATGATTGGAAGTGATACAAATTATATGTTTCAGCTAAGCCCTCTCACACATCTTATCATAGGAGGCTTTGCTTTCGGTGTAGTTTTCATGGCTACCGACCCCGTATCGGCATCAATGACTGAAAAGGGGAAGTACTATTACGGTTTCTTAATAGGTGCATTAACAGCAATTATAAGGATAGTAAACCCTGCATATCCAGAGGGTGCTATGCTTGCAATACTATTTGCAAATATTATGGCACCACTTATTGATCATTTTGTGATAGAAGGAAATATAAAAAGAAGAGAAAAAAAATATGCAGCAAGAATCTAA
- the nqrA gene encoding NADH:ubiquinone reductase (Na(+)-transporting) subunit A has protein sequence MKEIKIKKGVRLPLFCQYNDGNIENITPKSVGITTEDYKLFKPKLLADDNGKITPFDFLLQDKKNEDLKLNILANGTFKGVTRGEKRKILSACVEVEENNFEFNFKADKNNIIKTLLESGLFSAFRQRPFDMLPDPKNLPDVIFVNAMDTRPLAYNANSVISLIKDEFIEGLKIINNIAKSKVFVCVDKKFELNISETEKLNIVKFLGNHPAGLVGTHIHHLCPVNEKKSVWYIDFQEVAAIGKLFSKNILSAYRYIAVSDITNQKITVVKAPLGSNILEILNRDLDEDIRIISGNILYGRKVTKDEPFLGRYDYQITILNEMTERKFMEWALPGIDVFSVKNVFLSKIFGNKYVTFDTSMHGSIRPIIPVGSYEKVFPFDIEITHLLRYLSIGDTDMAQKLGCLELGEEDLALCTFVCPGKNDYSKLLRDVLDSIYHEAF, from the coding sequence ATGAAAGAAATAAAGATAAAAAAAGGGGTAAGGTTACCCTTATTCTGCCAATATAATGATGGTAATATTGAAAATATTACCCCCAAATCTGTCGGTATTACAACTGAAGATTATAAGTTATTTAAGCCAAAACTTTTAGCGGATGACAACGGCAAAATCACACCTTTTGATTTTCTCCTCCAAGATAAGAAAAATGAAGATTTAAAACTTAACATTTTGGCAAACGGCACATTTAAAGGCGTAACCAGAGGTGAAAAGAGGAAGATATTATCTGCCTGTGTTGAAGTTGAAGAAAACAATTTTGAGTTTAACTTTAAGGCTGACAAAAACAATATAATAAAAACTTTGCTTGAAAGCGGTTTATTTTCTGCATTTAGACAACGTCCTTTTGACATGTTGCCTGACCCTAAAAATTTGCCTGATGTAATTTTTGTAAATGCCATGGACACAAGGCCTCTTGCATACAATGCAAACAGCGTAATCTCTTTAATAAAAGATGAATTTATAGAAGGCTTAAAAATTATTAACAATATTGCCAAATCAAAAGTTTTCGTATGTGTTGACAAGAAATTTGAGCTGAATATTTCAGAGACAGAAAAATTAAATATTGTCAAATTTTTAGGCAATCATCCTGCCGGGCTTGTTGGCACGCATATCCATCACCTATGCCCCGTCAATGAAAAAAAGAGTGTATGGTATATTGACTTTCAGGAAGTTGCTGCAATAGGTAAACTGTTTAGCAAAAATATATTATCAGCTTATAGATATATAGCTGTTTCGGACATAACCAATCAAAAAATAACTGTTGTAAAAGCTCCTTTGGGGAGCAACATTCTCGAAATTCTTAATAGAGATTTGGATGAAGATATCAGAATCATTTCCGGCAACATTTTATATGGCAGAAAAGTTACAAAAGATGAACCGTTTTTAGGCAGATATGATTATCAAATTACTATTTTAAATGAAATGACAGAAAGAAAATTCATGGAATGGGCATTACCGGGTATTGACGTATTTTCCGTTAAAAATGTATTTTTATCAAAAATATTTGGAAATAAATATGTTACATTTGATACATCAATGCATGGAAGCATAAGGCCCATAATTCCTGTTGGCTCATATGAAAAAGTTTTCCCTTTTGACATAGAGATTACACATCTTTTGAGATATCTCTCCATAGGTGATACGGATATGGCACAAAAGCTCGGCTGTCTTGAGCTTGGTGAAGAAGACCTTGCACTTTGCACGTTTGTATGTCCGGGCAAAAATGATTATTCAAAACTTCTTAGAGATGTATTGGATTCAATTTACCATGAAGCTTTTTGA
- a CDS encoding ABC transporter permease, whose product MIYRLIVLIIKELIQFFRDKGLLLFVLYLFTGDLYIAARGIDLTLKNAKFYVIDEDMSYLSRELISKFQKPTFEFMGYLSGLKTAERYMFEDKCVGIITIPKDFEKKILSKSDNYVGIIVNGTESSSSYLFAGYAANIISKFSLEKSFHINVKKLPIVNLQQKVLYNQNMDSHIFMTITELFSVITLLILILPASAIIKEKENGNIEMMLVSPVKISEFMIAKVIAMNVIIVLGVIISTILIIKGLLKIPFQGSFILFTLLTTLYVFTSSGISMFIASVANNMLQVSQITIMLLLPILYLSGSWAPVESMPYIFQKLTYLSPLKYYLEGSFSIILKGLDFTYVYKYFLGTFLLGVPVFVFGAYFLKRKI is encoded by the coding sequence ATGATATACAGACTGATTGTTTTAATAATTAAAGAGCTTATACAATTTTTTCGTGATAAAGGGCTGCTTTTATTCGTATTATATCTATTTACCGGTGACCTTTATATTGCTGCAAGGGGGATAGATTTGACACTAAAAAATGCCAAGTTTTATGTTATAGATGAAGATATGTCTTATCTATCAAGAGAGCTTATATCCAAATTTCAAAAACCGACATTTGAATTTATGGGCTACTTATCCGGATTAAAAACGGCAGAAAGATATATGTTTGAGGATAAGTGTGTAGGTATAATAACTATACCGAAAGATTTTGAAAAAAAAATACTTTCAAAATCGGATAACTATGTCGGGATTATAGTCAACGGCACAGAGTCATCATCAAGCTATCTTTTTGCAGGGTATGCCGCAAATATAATATCCAAATTTTCCTTGGAAAAGTCTTTTCATATCAATGTTAAAAAGTTGCCTATCGTAAATCTGCAGCAAAAGGTTTTATATAACCAAAATATGGATTCTCACATATTCATGACAATAACAGAGCTTTTTAGCGTTATAACTCTTCTCATACTTATACTCCCTGCATCAGCAATAATAAAAGAGAAAGAAAATGGTAATATAGAGATGATGTTGGTTTCTCCCGTCAAAATCTCCGAATTTATGATAGCAAAGGTTATTGCAATGAATGTAATTATAGTGTTGGGAGTCATAATTTCTACAATACTTATTATTAAAGGTCTTTTAAAAATTCCTTTTCAGGGAAGTTTCATACTTTTTACTCTGCTTACAACACTATACGTATTTACATCATCGGGTATTTCGATGTTTATAGCCTCCGTAGCCAATAATATGCTTCAAGTTTCTCAAATCACAATAATGCTGCTGCTACCTATTCTTTATCTTTCAGGCTCGTGGGCACCTGTTGAAAGTATGCCATACATTTTTCAAAAATTGACGTATTTATCACCACTTAAATACTATCTTGAGGGCTCTTTTAGTATTATATTAAAAGGGCTGGATTTTACTTATGTCTACAAATATTTTCTTGGCACATTTTTGCTCGGCGTCCCTGTGTTTGTTTTTGGAGCATATTTTCTAAAAAGGAAAATTTAA
- a CDS encoding ABC transporter permease — protein MNIKKISTIYKKEIKELKRDKISRIMVFMMPIMIMFVFGYGMALDVEKIPFVILDEDNSYLSRELTYSFIQNSRYYKFIGTVKSQNEGIELIDKGESRMLLVIPSNFEKRLKSNLPVDIQIFEDGIFPYRASVSISYSTIIANNFNLNLITKHSQNSVITDIRTRYWFNEDMRQKNVTASGVLLIALFIGPAIVSSLLVVKEKEYGSIYNIYTSSIRKTEFILGKQLFVMSIFIINYFILYLMTIFLFDVPFKGSFLLFTFSSILYLLVSTSLGILISTFVKTQVTAVVGSAIICIIPAILYSGYITPVSSMANEAYFIAHIFPNYYYFNLIKMCYLKGLSLSEYIKNMTILAIFYIILISLSIFRFRKYE, from the coding sequence TTGAATATTAAAAAGATATCAACAATTTATAAAAAAGAGATAAAAGAGCTAAAAAGGGATAAAATTTCAAGGATTATGGTATTTATGATGCCAATCATGATAATGTTTGTTTTTGGCTATGGAATGGCTCTTGACGTTGAAAAAATCCCTTTCGTGATATTAGATGAAGATAATTCTTATCTTAGCAGAGAATTAACATATAGCTTTATTCAAAACAGCAGATATTATAAATTTATTGGCACGGTAAAAAGTCAAAATGAAGGTATAGAGTTGATCGACAAAGGGGAATCAAGAATGCTTCTCGTAATCCCCTCAAACTTTGAAAAAAGATTAAAATCAAATCTCCCCGTGGACATACAAATTTTTGAGGACGGTATTTTTCCATATAGAGCTTCGGTATCAATCAGTTATTCAACTATAATTGCCAATAATTTTAATTTGAACTTAATCACAAAACACAGTCAAAACAGTGTAATTACTGATATTAGGACAAGATACTGGTTTAATGAAGACATGAGACAAAAAAATGTCACTGCTTCCGGGGTCCTTCTAATAGCTCTTTTTATCGGTCCTGCTATCGTTTCATCCCTTTTAGTTGTCAAAGAAAAAGAGTACGGCTCAATTTATAACATTTATACTTCATCTATCAGAAAAACAGAGTTTATTCTTGGCAAACAGCTCTTTGTAATGTCTATTTTCATTATCAACTACTTTATACTTTACTTAATGACAATCTTTCTGTTTGATGTCCCGTTTAAAGGGAGCTTTTTACTCTTTACATTTTCCTCCATACTTTACCTTTTGGTCTCTACATCCCTTGGGATACTCATATCCACATTTGTAAAGACTCAGGTAACGGCAGTTGTTGGTTCGGCAATTATATGCATCATTCCAGCAATTTTATATTCGGGATATATTACCCCGGTAAGCTCCATGGCAAATGAGGCATATTTTATTGCTCACATTTTCCCAAACTATTACTACTTCAATCTTATTAAAATGTGCTACCTGAAGGGGCTTTCCTTGTCTGAATATATAAAAAATATGACCATATTAGCGATTTTTTATATTATTCTCATTAGTTTATCCATCTTTAGATTTAGGAAGTATGAATGA
- a CDS encoding ABC transporter ATP-binding protein: MNIIEATNITKRYKKSVALDNVSVKIQKKSLTCIVGPDGAGKSTLLKILAGVLKFDSGYFSIFGKEIIKIKDIEHLKDNIAFMPQGLGLNLYQRLSIEENINFFADLHGIDKKTREDRKVTLLKATGLLNFRNRQVNKLSGGMKQKLGICCSLIHSPKIIILDEPTTGVDPISRRELYRLIYQFINKEGVTAIVSTSYMDEAERGDTTLFMHSGKIIFSSEQNSNENCLIYKKPDFIQFYNELNKSDYYFATLGRNFVKFLPKRSKSYEDCEKVECGVEEKTLKIIGTRKLNLNLNPSKIIGRKILCLENVTKKFGDFHAVKNASFEVYNGEIIGLLGPNGAGKTTLMKILLGLYKPTSGKYDFFIENTNIKENIGYMSQKFSLYNDLTVKENLVLNAAIRNIKQPKLTEKINELYTLGNLEKYKNEIVEKLPLGIKQRIALMCAIVHEPKLVFLDEPTSGVDISERDVFWQIIRYLSNNKNTTFIVSTHFMKEADFCDKICLMNNGEVVEYDTPENLRGKFMKKYGQPYSIKTKNPYLLEDSLRKAGFYTDIFGNRVKVFAKNLGDLTSLNMTFSEGEVSIEDIFVGATENVEY; the protein is encoded by the coding sequence ATGAATATAATAGAAGCAACAAATATTACCAAAAGATACAAAAAATCCGTAGCTCTTGATAATGTATCTGTCAAGATACAAAAAAAATCTTTGACCTGCATAGTCGGCCCTGATGGAGCTGGAAAATCTACTCTTTTAAAAATACTTGCTGGCGTTTTGAAATTTGACTCCGGGTATTTTTCCATATTTGGTAAAGAGATAATTAAAATAAAAGATATCGAACACTTAAAAGACAATATAGCTTTTATGCCCCAAGGCTTGGGGCTAAACCTTTATCAAAGATTAAGCATCGAAGAAAACATTAACTTTTTTGCAGACCTGCATGGGATAGATAAAAAAACGAGGGAAGATAGGAAAGTAACATTATTAAAAGCAACTGGCTTGTTGAACTTTAGAAACAGGCAGGTAAACAAGCTTTCCGGGGGGATGAAACAAAAACTTGGGATATGTTGCTCCTTAATACATTCTCCCAAGATAATAATATTGGATGAGCCTACAACCGGCGTTGACCCAATTTCAAGACGAGAACTTTACAGACTAATTTACCAATTTATTAATAAAGAAGGGGTAACCGCCATTGTCTCCACTTCATATATGGATGAAGCTGAAAGGGGGGACACTACACTTTTTATGCATAGCGGAAAAATAATATTTAGCAGCGAGCAAAACTCAAATGAAAATTGTTTAATATATAAAAAGCCAGATTTTATACAATTTTATAACGAGTTAAACAAGTCTGACTACTATTTTGCAACATTAGGTAGAAATTTCGTAAAATTTTTACCCAAACGATCAAAAAGTTATGAGGATTGTGAAAAAGTCGAATGCGGTGTTGAAGAAAAAACATTGAAAATTATTGGTACAAGAAAATTAAACCTAAATTTGAATCCATCAAAAATCATAGGCAGGAAAATCCTATGCCTTGAAAACGTAACCAAAAAATTCGGTGACTTTCACGCTGTAAAAAATGCCTCTTTTGAAGTTTATAATGGTGAAATTATAGGTTTGTTGGGGCCAAACGGTGCAGGAAAAACCACTTTAATGAAAATTTTATTGGGTTTGTATAAACCTACAAGCGGGAAATATGACTTTTTTATAGAAAACACTAATATAAAAGAAAATATCGGTTATATGTCCCAAAAATTTTCCCTTTACAACGATTTGACTGTTAAAGAAAATTTAGTACTAAATGCTGCCATTAGAAATATAAAACAGCCCAAACTCACAGAAAAAATCAACGAACTTTACACCCTTGGCAATCTTGAAAAGTATAAAAATGAAATTGTAGAAAAACTCCCTTTAGGTATTAAGCAAAGAATCGCTTTAATGTGTGCAATAGTGCATGAGCCCAAACTTGTTTTCTTGGATGAACCCACTTCAGGAGTTGATATAAGTGAAAGGGATGTTTTTTGGCAGATAATTAGATACCTTTCAAACAATAAAAATACCACATTCATAGTTTCAACCCACTTCATGAAAGAGGCAGATTTTTGTGATAAAATATGTTTAATGAACAATGGTGAAGTTGTAGAATATGATACCCCGGAAAATTTAAGGGGAAAATTTATGAAAAAATACGGACAACCATATTCAATAAAAACAAAAAATCCCTATTTACTTGAAGACTCTTTAAGGAAGGCAGGATTTTATACCGATATTTTTGGTAACAGGGTCAAAGTCTTTGCAAAAAATCTTGGTGATTTAACATCTCTAAACATGACTTTTTCGGAAGGTGAAGTTTCAATCGAAGATATATTTGTCGGAGCAACTGAAAATGTTGAATATTAA